The Sulfolobus acidocaldarius DSM 639 genome has a window encoding:
- a CDS encoding DsrE family protein, which yields MTKVLFLIMSGDEKFELAMRMAYNSAKNKRYEDVKVIYFGPSQKRLTQLQGDLKDMFQEMLQNKLVDSACIGVAERMNLVPDLKNMGVNLVPVGERVAHYVNNGYEVITF from the coding sequence ATGACAAAGGTTCTCTTCTTAATAATGTCTGGAGATGAAAAATTCGAGCTGGCTATGAGAATGGCTTACAACTCAGCCAAAAACAAAAGATATGAAGATGTCAAGGTTATCTACTTTGGACCGAGCCAAAAGAGGCTAACCCAACTTCAGGGAGATCTTAAAGACATGTTTCAAGAGATGTTGCAAAACAAGTTAGTCGATTCCGCGTGTATAGGTGTTGCCGAGAGAATGAACCTAGTGCCAGATCTCAAAAATATGGGGGTTAACCTAGTACCTGTTGGAGAGAGGGTTGCCCATTACGTAAATAATGGCTATGAGGTCATAACGTTTTGA
- a CDS encoding AAA family ATPase, with translation MEKLLFDERPKKTRDELFDREKEIEEIKNNINRPLLAISGIRRIGKTSTLLVALNELKTDYVLIDCRRLKENYGRQDLYSIFSASFSSIIDKVRDILSGVRGVSIVGNSIEFKWKGRQSLSLADLFDHLNKKRLIIAIDEAQKLRGPLSTEIKDAIAHAYDYDENLTFIFTGSEIGLLYDFLGVEDKNSPLYGRYYYSVTLERFSREMSKEFLTKGFQEVGLRANNSVVDKLVDLFDGIPGWLTFGANRFLEGGKIDDIMEIAISVALDELEKLIDTKRRVSEISARRYKYALKCLGSGMNTWSKLLDCIQRSEGTTISSSVLDNILLSLEKTSIIKDYEFLDPIYREASKRMRV, from the coding sequence GTGGAGAAGTTGTTATTTGATGAAAGACCAAAGAAGACTAGGGATGAGCTCTTCGATAGAGAAAAGGAGATAGAAGAAATAAAGAATAACATAAATAGACCATTACTGGCTATATCTGGTATAAGAAGGATAGGTAAGACATCAACGTTACTTGTTGCGTTAAATGAGTTAAAAACAGATTACGTTTTAATAGATTGTAGAAGATTAAAGGAGAACTATGGAAGACAAGATTTGTATAGTATCTTCTCTGCCAGTTTTTCATCAATTATAGATAAGGTAAGAGATATTCTCTCTGGTGTAAGGGGAGTAAGTATAGTGGGTAACTCTATAGAGTTTAAGTGGAAGGGTAGACAATCCCTCTCTTTAGCTGATCTGTTTGACCATTTGAACAAGAAGAGGCTTATAATAGCAATAGATGAAGCTCAAAAATTGAGGGGACCACTTTCTACAGAGATCAAGGACGCAATTGCTCATGCTTACGATTATGATGAAAATCTGACATTTATTTTCACGGGATCGGAAATTGGTTTACTCTATGATTTCTTAGGAGTAGAGGATAAGAACTCACCTCTTTATGGTAGATATTACTATTCTGTCACACTCGAAAGGTTTAGCAGGGAGATGAGCAAGGAGTTTCTCACTAAAGGTTTCCAGGAAGTAGGTCTAAGGGCTAATAATTCTGTAGTAGATAAATTGGTGGATCTCTTTGACGGAATTCCTGGTTGGTTAACATTTGGTGCAAATAGATTCTTAGAAGGGGGAAAAATTGATGATATAATGGAAATAGCAATAAGTGTTGCTTTAGACGAATTGGAAAAACTCATTGACACAAAGAGGAGGGTATCTGAGATTTCTGCTAGAAGATATAAGTATGCACTTAAGTGCTTGGGGTCAGGAATGAATACATGGAGTAAGTTATTGGACTGTATCCAGAGAAGTGAGGGGACTACGATATCAAGTAGTGTACTTGATAATATTTTGCTTAGTCTCGAAAAGACAAGTATAATCAAGGATTATGAATTTCTTGATCCAATATATAGGGAAGCCAGTAAGAGGATGAGGGTATAA
- a CDS encoding long-chain fatty acid--CoA ligase produces the protein MDSTIMDYNLNLKAIFWRVEHIYHDQEIISRTHDSIVRYTYKDFSERVRKLANFLRTKNLAGENVATIAWNTQRHLELYFAVPLLGGVLHTVNVRFHPSEMEYVIREMEDKAVFIDRDISYKGDNVTVLDERYDDEINSFEPLTDLPDIDEKVGAVACFTSGTTGKPKGVIYSHRSIFIHSLSLLAKDVVGISSRDTVMPLVPMFHISAWDLPFASLMTGAKLVLPGPRPKAEDIVYLIKRYNVSIGAGAPTVWIDVLNYVEREKMDLSPLKVVVTGGAEPPQGLMKKLKELGVRTYHAWGMTETEAIATVNQSDSVEELSKQGYPMPGFEIGLMDENNRNLPWDGKSVGELVARGAFVTKKYYKQSDMMVNGFIRTGDVAKIYPDGNVKVVDRLKDLIKSGGEWISSVDLENAIMSYEKVLEAVVVGIKDEKWGERPIALVVKKPDKDVNAEEIITYLKSLGRFPNWWMPEKIIFVDSIPKTSTGKLDKKVIRDMLKTKYENKL, from the coding sequence ATGGATTCAACAATAATGGATTATAATCTTAATTTAAAAGCAATTTTTTGGAGAGTAGAGCACATATATCATGACCAAGAGATTATATCTAGAACACACGACAGTATAGTGAGATATACCTACAAAGATTTCTCTGAAAGAGTGAGAAAGTTAGCTAATTTTTTAAGGACTAAAAACCTTGCTGGTGAAAATGTAGCCACCATAGCCTGGAATACTCAGAGACACTTGGAACTTTATTTTGCCGTACCCTTACTTGGAGGTGTTTTGCATACTGTCAATGTCAGATTCCATCCCTCTGAGATGGAGTATGTAATAAGAGAGATGGAAGATAAGGCAGTATTCATTGATAGGGACATCTCGTACAAAGGAGATAATGTTACCGTCTTAGATGAAAGATATGACGACGAAATTAATTCATTTGAGCCTTTGACGGATCTTCCAGATATTGACGAGAAAGTGGGAGCTGTTGCCTGTTTTACCTCAGGAACCACAGGAAAACCTAAAGGTGTAATATACAGCCATAGGAGTATATTTATCCACTCATTATCACTATTGGCTAAGGACGTTGTGGGAATATCTTCTCGTGACACTGTCATGCCCTTAGTTCCAATGTTTCACATATCCGCGTGGGATCTACCATTCGCTTCGTTAATGACGGGAGCTAAACTAGTTTTGCCAGGACCTAGACCAAAGGCAGAAGATATCGTGTACCTGATCAAACGTTATAATGTTTCTATAGGTGCTGGGGCACCAACAGTCTGGATCGATGTCCTGAATTATGTGGAGAGAGAGAAAATGGATCTGTCCCCCCTTAAAGTAGTTGTTACAGGAGGAGCTGAACCGCCTCAAGGTTTAATGAAAAAACTGAAAGAGCTAGGTGTAAGAACATATCATGCTTGGGGAATGACAGAGACTGAGGCAATTGCTACTGTAAATCAGAGTGATAGCGTGGAGGAATTGTCAAAGCAAGGATACCCAATGCCCGGTTTTGAAATAGGATTAATGGATGAAAACAACAGGAACCTTCCCTGGGACGGAAAGAGCGTTGGAGAACTAGTAGCCAGGGGTGCCTTCGTGACTAAGAAATATTATAAACAATCAGATATGATGGTGAATGGTTTCATTAGGACTGGTGACGTTGCTAAAATATACCCTGATGGTAATGTAAAGGTAGTTGACAGATTGAAGGATTTGATCAAGAGTGGAGGGGAGTGGATAAGCTCAGTAGACTTGGAGAACGCTATAATGTCATATGAGAAAGTACTTGAAGCTGTAGTGGTTGGCATAAAGGACGAGAAATGGGGAGAGAGACCAATTGCTTTAGTGGTAAAGAAGCCTGATAAGGACGTAAACGCTGAGGAAATAATAACATACTTGAAGTCATTAGGAAGATTTCCTAACTGGTGGATGCCAGAGAAAATTATATTCGTTGACTCAATTCCTAAGACTAGTACTGGAAAATTGGATAAGAAGGTAATAAGAGATATGCTAAAAACTAAGTACGAGAACAAACTGTAA
- a CDS encoding iron-containing alcohol dehydrogenase, whose protein sequence is MYKVEYPSTQVIYGKDALDWLVNLKSSKVGIVTTRSLLQGKTLSLVTKLVNADIIEGPRQHVPEDDVNALKEKVGNYETIIGLGGGSIIDGLKLVLEEKTKYIVIPTTLSGAEHTKSGGYTTQGLKRSKLGKEPDIVILDPRATLETPKWLLVSSAVRSIDHAVEALYSRDSTPFVDSLAKEGFHKIVNCLRDIDSLDSRLECQIGVWLSSLTMRYARMGMSHMFGYVFGPRFNIPHGYTSCISLPAAVKFNYGASKEKLKSIEKNEPLYEFLDNFLREIGVRKKLSEYTSLEEALKYAEVFSQLSNNSGNPTKLSIDDARKFIQEVY, encoded by the coding sequence ATGTACAAAGTGGAATACCCATCTACCCAGGTCATATACGGCAAGGACGCCTTAGATTGGTTAGTCAATTTGAAGTCATCTAAGGTAGGAATAGTTACCACCAGAAGTCTATTGCAGGGTAAGACTCTTTCATTGGTGACTAAGTTAGTTAATGCAGATATAATAGAGGGTCCACGGCAGCACGTTCCAGAAGATGACGTAAATGCATTAAAGGAAAAGGTAGGGAACTACGAGACTATCATAGGATTAGGGGGAGGAAGTATAATTGATGGTCTAAAGTTGGTTTTGGAGGAGAAAACTAAGTACATTGTAATTCCCACTACCTTATCTGGAGCTGAACACACTAAGAGTGGAGGCTATACAACACAAGGCTTGAAGAGGAGTAAGCTAGGAAAAGAGCCTGATATCGTAATACTCGACCCCAGGGCTACCCTTGAAACACCTAAATGGTTACTCGTATCATCTGCAGTGAGGTCAATTGATCACGCAGTTGAAGCCCTTTATTCAAGGGATTCTACACCTTTTGTGGATTCTTTAGCCAAGGAAGGCTTTCACAAAATTGTAAATTGCCTCAGGGATATTGATTCTTTAGACAGTAGGTTAGAGTGCCAAATAGGAGTTTGGTTATCATCTCTCACCATGAGGTATGCGAGGATGGGCATGAGCCATATGTTTGGCTATGTTTTCGGACCCAGGTTTAACATTCCTCACGGTTACACTTCATGTATATCCCTTCCAGCAGCTGTCAAATTTAATTATGGGGCATCTAAGGAGAAACTGAAATCAATTGAAAAGAACGAACCTCTGTACGAGTTTCTAGATAACTTCCTGAGGGAAATTGGTGTTAGAAAAAAGTTGTCTGAGTACACTAGTCTGGAGGAAGCCCTTAAGTATGCTGAAGTCTTTTCACAATTATCAAATAACAGTGGAAATCCCACTAAACTGTCCATAGATGATGCAAGGAAGTTCATTCAGGAAGTTTACTAA
- a CDS encoding YidH family protein: MTSSPSDHLANERTFLAWIRTGIALIGFGFVIARFALFLEVLRGGRTTGSSVIYGEIMIVLGGIMIAYGTYNYLRNERDLKNNTFTPRTTENTIFATFVLLIAIILALIIIA; this comes from the coding sequence ATGACCTCTTCGCCATCAGACCATTTAGCTAACGAGAGGACCTTTCTTGCGTGGATAAGAACAGGAATTGCATTAATAGGTTTCGGTTTTGTGATAGCAAGATTTGCATTATTCCTTGAAGTATTAAGGGGAGGTAGGACAACTGGATCGTCAGTTATTTATGGCGAGATCATGATAGTTTTGGGCGGAATAATGATAGCTTATGGTACTTACAACTACCTTAGAAACGAAAGGGATCTGAAAAACAACACATTTACACCAAGGACAACTGAGAATACTATTTTTGCAACATTTGTGCTTCTCATCGCCATAATACTTGCGTTAATAATAATAGCCTGA
- a CDS encoding 3-hydroxyacyl-CoA dehydrogenase: MEIRKFTVVGAGSMGHGIAELALIAGYDVWLNDVAENILKNAKERIGWSLKRLSEKGSIKEDPEKILSRLHLTVSQEEAMKDTDFLIEAVIEDINVKKKVFEKADSLASKDAILASNTSSLPITEIATAVKRPERVVGMHFFNPPVLMQLVEIIKGEKTSEETMKRAYEMGKKLGRDPILVKKDVPGFLVNRILFRVNDISCLLVEKGKADVLEVDASAIYELGFPMGVFLLQDYAGVDVAYLVGKAMGERGFKAYECKAFEQLYKAKNLGVKTGKGFYSYPEPNKFVKPSIPKEKANKIPGIMLIAPAINEGAYLVREGIVTKEDTDKGCKLGLNWPKGVFEYADEYGLDNVVKTLEDLRKETGLDYFTPDPLLTKMVKEGRLGKKVGKGFYEYK, encoded by the coding sequence ATGGAAATAAGAAAATTCACTGTAGTAGGAGCAGGTTCAATGGGACATGGTATAGCTGAGTTAGCCTTAATTGCTGGATATGATGTGTGGCTTAATGATGTAGCCGAGAACATACTTAAAAACGCGAAGGAAAGGATAGGATGGAGCTTAAAGAGGTTAAGTGAGAAGGGTAGCATCAAAGAGGATCCGGAGAAGATATTATCAAGATTGCATTTAACTGTGAGCCAAGAAGAGGCAATGAAAGATACTGATTTCTTAATAGAGGCAGTTATTGAAGATATCAACGTAAAAAAGAAGGTATTTGAGAAGGCAGATAGTTTAGCATCAAAAGATGCCATATTAGCCTCAAACACAAGTAGTTTACCCATAACCGAGATTGCAACTGCAGTTAAGAGACCAGAGAGAGTTGTGGGGATGCACTTCTTTAACCCACCAGTGCTCATGCAGTTAGTAGAGATAATTAAGGGAGAGAAGACTTCAGAGGAAACGATGAAAAGAGCATATGAGATGGGTAAAAAATTAGGGAGAGACCCTATACTCGTGAAGAAAGATGTTCCAGGATTCCTTGTTAACAGGATACTATTTAGAGTAAATGACATATCTTGTCTTCTGGTCGAGAAGGGAAAGGCAGACGTTTTAGAGGTCGATGCTTCTGCCATATATGAGCTAGGTTTTCCCATGGGCGTATTCTTACTTCAGGATTATGCTGGTGTGGATGTAGCTTATCTTGTTGGTAAGGCTATGGGGGAAAGAGGCTTTAAGGCTTATGAATGCAAGGCATTTGAGCAGTTGTATAAGGCTAAAAATTTGGGTGTGAAGACAGGCAAAGGATTTTACAGCTATCCAGAGCCCAATAAATTTGTAAAACCATCTATACCAAAAGAAAAGGCTAATAAGATTCCTGGTATTATGCTCATAGCTCCTGCCATAAATGAGGGGGCTTATCTAGTGAGAGAAGGGATTGTGACAAAGGAAGATACAGATAAGGGTTGTAAACTGGGCTTAAATTGGCCTAAAGGTGTGTTTGAGTATGCCGATGAATATGGGTTAGATAATGTTGTAAAAACTCTTGAGGATTTGAGGAAAGAAACAGGATTAGACTACTTTACTCCAGATCCTCTCTTAACAAAAATGGTTAAGGAAGGAAGATTAGGGAAGAAGGTAGGAAAAGGATTTTATGAATATAAGTAA
- a CDS encoding MaoC family dehydratase, whose protein sequence is MSEQGPFFEDFKVGQRFRSKVGRSLTDVDNIWFTLLTNNSNQIHFNRDYTEKYFSGEPFKGRLVVNGFLTLAIVAGLLVELTSQNGFMLGIENVKFMNPVFAGDTIYGEAEVIEARESKSRPGFGIVKIRTWGYNQRGEKIVEFDRVFMVRKRNSVWSGEKSTDKPQ, encoded by the coding sequence ATGTCAGAGCAGGGTCCTTTCTTTGAAGATTTTAAGGTAGGTCAAAGGTTCAGAAGTAAAGTTGGTAGAAGTCTCACAGATGTTGACAATATATGGTTCACTTTGTTGACAAACAACTCTAACCAAATTCACTTTAACAGAGACTATACTGAGAAATATTTTTCTGGAGAACCTTTTAAAGGAAGGCTTGTCGTTAATGGATTCCTTACTCTTGCCATAGTAGCAGGTTTATTAGTTGAGCTAACAAGTCAAAACGGTTTTATGTTAGGGATAGAGAACGTAAAATTTATGAATCCAGTATTCGCGGGAGATACAATTTACGGTGAAGCAGAAGTAATAGAGGCTAGGGAATCGAAGAGTAGACCTGGATTTGGAATAGTTAAAATAAGGACGTGGGGGTACAATCAGAGAGGAGAGAAAATAGTGGAATTTGATAGAGTTTTCATGGTAAGAAAGAGGAATTCAGTGTGGAGTGGGGAGAAAAGTACTGACAAACCACAATGA
- a CDS encoding DEAD/DEAH box helicase has product MFENLSIEMRNALSDANYERPTRVQQEVIPRLLGGKSVIVQAKTGSGKTASYLIPILESGKTALILSPTRELASQILDELRKLGKYKQVDFSLVIGGVKYEGQKQARIVIGTPGRLLDLWSKEEIDFSKFEVVIIDEADRMLDMGFIDDIRMILNNSKPEIVGLFSATIPEKIAELATEFSPDAEKIVLDEYKPVEEVQHEFIRARNDWTDKVTKLLDEINGKDKIIVFTRTRERAKRLHYLLENKGIRNGLLSGDMPQSVRMKNFYGFKNGKYNILVATDLASRGIDVVDVNIIINFDAPRDIETYIHRVGRTGRMGRRGKAITFYTFDESNIIKRIKDLISAKIVE; this is encoded by the coding sequence ATGTTCGAAAATCTAAGTATTGAAATGAGGAATGCATTGAGTGACGCTAATTATGAAAGACCTACAAGGGTTCAACAGGAAGTAATTCCTAGGCTTCTTGGTGGAAAAAGCGTAATAGTCCAAGCAAAGACAGGATCTGGTAAAACAGCCTCCTACTTAATTCCTATCTTAGAGAGCGGGAAGACAGCCTTGATTCTCTCTCCTACCAGAGAGCTAGCATCTCAGATACTTGATGAACTCAGAAAGTTAGGTAAATACAAGCAGGTTGATTTCAGTCTTGTTATAGGAGGAGTGAAGTATGAAGGACAAAAACAGGCTAGGATAGTTATAGGTACTCCTGGTAGATTATTGGATTTGTGGAGTAAGGAAGAAATTGACTTTTCGAAATTTGAGGTAGTCATAATTGATGAGGCTGACAGGATGCTTGATATGGGATTTATTGACGACATAAGAATGATATTGAATAACTCAAAGCCTGAAATAGTAGGTCTATTTTCAGCAACCATACCAGAGAAGATCGCCGAACTGGCGACAGAGTTCTCACCCGATGCGGAGAAAATAGTACTAGATGAGTACAAACCTGTAGAGGAAGTACAGCATGAGTTCATAAGAGCTAGAAATGACTGGACTGATAAGGTAACTAAACTACTGGATGAGATAAATGGAAAAGATAAGATAATAGTCTTCACTAGAACCAGGGAGAGAGCCAAGAGGTTACATTACCTTCTGGAAAACAAGGGGATAAGGAACGGCTTGCTGAGTGGAGATATGCCACAGTCAGTGAGGATGAAGAACTTTTATGGCTTTAAGAACGGTAAATATAACATACTGGTGGCAACTGATTTAGCCTCGAGGGGAATAGACGTAGTCGATGTAAATATAATAATTAATTTTGACGCTCCAAGAGACATTGAGACATATATACATAGGGTTGGGAGAACTGGGAGAATGGGCAGAAGAGGTAAGGCAATAACGTTTTACACCTTTGACGAGAGTAACATTATAAAACGAATTAAGGACTTAATCAGCGCTAAAATAGTCGAGTAA
- a CDS encoding CaiB/BaiF CoA transferase family protein: MIPMRVVELSNNISAPLVGQILSELGADVIKVEPPKGDDRRGVKPEIDGVGVYFASVNKGKRSVSIDLKKPEGYEIFKKIVATADIIITNYRPSALKKLRIDYESVKNQTNPKIIYCSITGFGNFTEEADKPAYDTTILALSGLMDMTGEENPVKFATSISDITTALFSTILILWYYNQGGPVFIDVPMIYTQFYLMLEDAYMYLNTGILPKRMGSAHRYLVPYQAFRTKNGYIYVATFNNEQYTNLCKALGREDLLIYDTQESRVRNREYIARELQKIFETNTREFWIKKLNEADVPVAPILNLAEAFQIYGNKLVYERRSLRYVRFPANVKDKREPGTGLPAPRLGEHTIEVLKEIGYREKDIEEFISKGIVISNNKG, encoded by the coding sequence ATAATTCCCATGAGAGTAGTTGAGCTGAGTAACAACATTTCCGCCCCTTTAGTTGGTCAAATCTTATCAGAGTTAGGAGCTGATGTAATTAAGGTAGAGCCGCCCAAAGGGGATGATAGAAGAGGAGTAAAACCTGAAATTGATGGTGTTGGAGTTTACTTTGCAAGTGTGAACAAGGGAAAGAGAAGTGTATCAATTGATTTGAAGAAGCCAGAGGGATATGAGATTTTTAAGAAAATAGTAGCTACAGCTGACATCATAATAACTAATTACAGACCTTCAGCACTTAAGAAATTACGCATAGATTATGAGAGCGTGAAGAACCAAACAAACCCTAAAATAATTTATTGCTCCATTACAGGATTTGGTAACTTTACAGAGGAGGCTGATAAACCGGCTTATGACACAACTATTTTAGCCCTAAGTGGTCTCATGGACATGACTGGAGAGGAAAATCCAGTAAAGTTCGCCACCTCTATTTCTGATATAACTACAGCACTTTTCTCCACTATTCTAATACTGTGGTATTATAATCAGGGAGGACCAGTATTCATAGATGTACCAATGATCTACACTCAGTTCTACTTAATGTTAGAAGATGCCTACATGTACTTGAACACAGGAATTTTGCCCAAAAGAATGGGCTCTGCTCACAGATATTTAGTGCCCTATCAAGCCTTCAGGACAAAGAATGGATACATCTATGTTGCAACATTCAACAATGAGCAGTACACTAACTTATGCAAAGCACTAGGCAGGGAGGACTTGTTGATATATGACACTCAAGAAAGTAGAGTGAGAAACAGGGAGTATATAGCCAGGGAGTTGCAAAAGATATTTGAAACTAATACTAGAGAGTTTTGGATAAAGAAGCTAAATGAGGCTGATGTACCTGTAGCACCGATATTAAACCTTGCGGAGGCTTTTCAGATATATGGGAACAAACTTGTTTACGAAAGGAGAAGTTTGAGATATGTGAGATTCCCTGCGAATGTTAAAGACAAGAGAGAACCTGGGACAGGACTGCCTGCACCTAGATTGGGGGAGCATACGATTGAAGTCCTTAAAGAAATAGGTTACAGAGAGAAAGATATTGAGGAGTTCATAAGTAAAGGAATTGTTATTTCTAACAATAAGGGTTAA
- a CDS encoding glucose 1-dehydrogenase has product MRAIIIRPPNAGAEIKEIKDAQNYGKVKIKSLYSGVCGTDRELVNGKLSLGKAHKDRDYLVLGHEAIGVVEESVGEFSKGDLVMPVNRRGCGKCLNCLLGRPDFCETGGFVEAGIYGMDGFMREEWYDDPKYLVKIPKALEDIGILAQPLADIEKSLQEIDDIQKRLPAWTCEDGTINCRKMLVIGTGPIGLLFILLARTLGYEVWASNRRDPNETESVIIEEGKINYYNSSAGFEKLKDSVGGFDVIVDATGANAQLLDKVIPLLNRNGILGIFGFPSDGIFSISYKDLQTLVHGNKLILGLVNGQKPHFQQAIVHLASWKTMYPKTSKLLVTRTISINDENEVMKALKEKQAEEIKVRIIWD; this is encoded by the coding sequence ATGAGAGCTATAATAATAAGACCTCCTAATGCCGGAGCAGAAATTAAGGAGATAAAGGACGCACAGAATTATGGGAAAGTAAAGATAAAGAGCCTCTATTCAGGAGTATGTGGTACAGACAGGGAGCTTGTAAATGGTAAACTATCTTTAGGCAAAGCACATAAGGACAGAGATTACCTGGTATTAGGTCATGAAGCGATTGGAGTGGTTGAGGAGTCAGTGGGTGAGTTCTCCAAGGGAGACCTTGTCATGCCGGTAAACAGGAGAGGATGTGGGAAATGTCTTAATTGTTTATTAGGAAGACCAGATTTCTGTGAGACCGGAGGATTCGTTGAGGCAGGCATATACGGTATGGACGGTTTTATGAGAGAGGAGTGGTATGATGATCCTAAATATTTAGTTAAAATACCCAAAGCTCTAGAGGACATAGGTATATTAGCACAGCCTCTAGCGGATATTGAAAAATCTTTACAGGAAATAGATGATATCCAAAAAAGGCTCCCTGCATGGACATGTGAGGACGGGACAATAAATTGTAGAAAAATGTTAGTTATAGGTACAGGACCCATTGGGCTACTTTTCATTTTACTTGCAAGAACTTTAGGTTATGAGGTATGGGCAAGCAATAGAAGGGATCCTAATGAAACTGAGAGTGTTATAATAGAAGAGGGAAAGATCAACTACTATAACTCGTCAGCAGGGTTCGAAAAGCTGAAAGACTCTGTTGGAGGATTTGATGTAATAGTTGACGCAACAGGTGCTAACGCTCAATTGCTCGATAAGGTAATTCCTCTATTAAACAGGAATGGTATACTAGGGATATTCGGTTTTCCCAGTGACGGTATATTTTCAATAAGTTATAAGGATCTTCAAACGCTAGTTCATGGTAATAAATTAATCTTAGGTTTAGTTAACGGGCAAAAACCTCATTTTCAACAGGCAATTGTGCACTTAGCATCTTGGAAGACCATGTATCCTAAAACCTCGAAACTTCTAGTGACTAGAACAATTAGTATAAATGACGAAAATGAGGTAATGAAAGCCTTAAAGGAGAAACAAGCAGAGGAAATAAAAGTTAGAATAATTTGGGACTAA
- a CDS encoding DMT family transporter — protein MQRDTITFFKWIIPLSLAWGIAYPLTKVVTFSVSPILVSVARVIVGTLFFYFLGRGFSIGIKQFVNALFNVIILLALVNVGIYLSPSPGLVATMIYTQPIFVLVIELILGSKISLRGMSGVVIGVLGVLISATLSFNIGLLFGIMGSLSWAIGTVYYYRNLSKDNVIKLNAFMSLISIPFLSSLTPLDYYFDFNVTSVVLLIILALIAQVAGFYFWFNAVRDLGSVSASTGSLLVPVIAYLTSILILKVVPNVPEIIGLILILVGVYLSLNSRKGK, from the coding sequence ATGCAGAGAGATACTATAACTTTTTTCAAGTGGATTATACCATTGTCCTTAGCCTGGGGAATTGCATATCCTCTCACAAAAGTAGTGACATTTTCTGTTTCCCCAATACTGGTCAGTGTGGCAAGAGTGATAGTAGGTACCCTATTTTTTTACTTTTTAGGAAGAGGCTTCTCTATAGGAATTAAGCAATTCGTAAATGCCTTATTCAACGTAATCATTTTACTTGCCTTGGTTAATGTAGGAATATATTTATCCCCAAGTCCAGGTCTAGTAGCCACTATGATCTACACACAGCCTATTTTTGTATTAGTTATAGAACTAATTCTGGGCAGTAAAATTAGCTTAAGGGGGATGTCAGGTGTGGTAATAGGGGTGCTAGGGGTACTCATTTCGGCAACGCTGTCCTTCAACATTGGTTTATTATTTGGAATAATGGGCTCTTTATCGTGGGCTATAGGAACTGTCTACTACTATAGGAACTTGTCGAAAGACAATGTAATCAAACTTAATGCCTTTATGTCACTGATCTCGATTCCCTTCTTGTCATCCTTAACTCCATTAGATTACTACTTTGACTTTAATGTGACCAGCGTTGTCCTTCTGATTATCCTGGCATTAATAGCACAGGTAGCCGGATTTTACTTCTGGTTTAATGCGGTAAGGGATCTTGGGAGTGTAAGTGCTAGTACAGGTTCTCTATTGGTTCCAGTTATCGCGTACTTGACAAGCATCTTAATCTTGAAAGTTGTTCCCAACGTACCTGAGATAATAGGCTTAATTCTCATACTTGTAGGAGTATATTTATCGTTAAATAGTAGGAAGGGAAAATAG